In the Nicotiana tabacum cultivar K326 chromosome 16, ASM71507v2, whole genome shotgun sequence genome, one interval contains:
- the LOC107809306 gene encoding phenylcoumaran benzylic ether reductase TP7-like, with amino-acid sequence MAEKSKILIIGATGYIGKYLVEASAKAGHPTFAFVRESTILSDPVEAKLVESFKNLGVTIVHGDLYDHESLVKAIKQVDVVISAVGHMQLADQDKIIAAIKEAGNIKRFFPSEFGMDVDKANTVEPVKSLVDAKAQIRRATEAEGIPYTYVSSDCFDGFFLANLVQPEATAPPRDKIIIPGDGNVKAVFNEEHDIGTYTIKAVDDPRTLNKTLYIKPPKNTLSFNELVAMWEKMIGKTLEKIYIPEEQILKDINTSPFPNNVALALNHLTFVKGDLTNFVIEPAFGVEASELYPNVKYTTAEEYLVQFV; translated from the exons ATGGCTGAGAAAAGCAAAATTCTAATCATTGGAGCAACTGGGTATATTGGAAAATATTTAGTTGAAGCAAGTGCAAAAGCTGGACACCCCACTTTTGCTTTTGTTAGAGAGAGCACAATACTTTCTGACCCTGTTGAGGCTAAACTTGTTGAGAGTTTCAAGAATTTGGGTGTCACAATTGttcat GGTGATTTATATGATCATGAGAGTTTGGTGAAGGCTATAAAGCAAGTGGATGTGGTAATATCAGCAGTAGGTCATATGCAATTGGCTGATCAAGACAAGATCATTGCTGCTATCAAAGAAGCTGGCAATATTAAG aGATTTTTCCCTTCGGAGTTTGGTATGGATGTTGATAAGGCCAATACAGTGGAACCAGTAAAGTCTTTAGTTGATGCAAAAGCCCAAATTCGTAGAGCTACCGAGGCTGAAGGAATTCCTTATACTTATGTCTCCAGCGACTGTTTTGATGGTTTTTTCTTAGCAAATTTGGTCCAACCAGAAGCCACTGCTCCCCCTAGAGACAAAATCATCATTCCTGGAGATGGAAACGTTAAGG CTGTGTTCAATGAGGAACATGACATTGGCACCTACACTATTAAAGCTGTTGATGACCCGAGAACGTTGAACAAAACCCTCTATATTAAGCCTCCCAAAAACACACTATCGTTCAATGAGTTAGTGGCTATGTGGGAGAAAATGATTGGTAAAACTCTGGAGAAAATCTATATTCCAGAGGAGCAAATTCTCAAAGACATCAATA CATCTCCTTTTCCAAACAATGTCGCTTTGGCGCTTAACCACTTAACATTTGTAAAGGGTGATCTAACTAATTTTGTGATTGAGCCAGCGTTTGGGGTTGAGGCTTCGGAACTTTATCCAAATGTCAAGTACACCACTGCGGAGGAGTACCTTGTTCAATTTGTCTAA